The following DNA comes from Sinorhizobium mexicanum.
TCAACAAGAAGGCGGACGTGATCCGCGTCTATCTGCCGCCGGATGCCAACACCCTGCTCTGCGTGACGGACCACTGCCTGCGCAGCCGCGACTACGTCAACGTGGTCGTCGCCGGCAAGCAGCCGGCGCCGCAATGGCTGACCATGTCGGAGGCCGTGCGGCACTGCGCCATGGGCGTCAGCATCTGGGATTGGGCGAGCAGCGACCAGGGCAGCGAGCCCGATGTCGTCATGGCCTGCTGCGGCGACGTTCCGACGCTCGAAACGCTGGCGGCGGTGCAGCTGCTCCGCGAGCATCTGCCAGAGTTGAAGGTCAGGGTCGTCAATGTCGTGAACCTGATGAAGCTGCAGCCGGAGAAAGAGCATCCGCATGGACTGTCGGACCGCGATTTCGACGGCCTCTTTACGAGGGACAAGCCGATCATCTTCGCCTTCCACGGCTATCCGTGGCTGATCCACCGGCTCACCTATCGCCGGACGAACCACGACAATCTTCACGTGCGCGGCTACAAGGAAGAGGGCACGACGACCACCCCGTTCGACATGGTGGTGCTGAACGAGCTCGATCGCTTCCACCTGGTCGAGGACGTCATCGACCGGTTGCCGCAACTCGGTGCGCGTGCGGCCTATTTCAAGCAGGCGATCCACGCGAAGCTGATCGAGCATCGCGAGCATATCGAAAAATACGGCGACGACATGCCCCAGATCAGCGGCTGGAAGTGGGGCGCGAAGAGTACCCCACCGGCCCGCCCGAGGACATCGACCGAGGGAGACAACGTCTGAGCGAGACTGCTGCCGTAGCGGACCAGCAATATGTCACGGATGCTCTCGATCGCCCCGAAGCTGCAGCGCATGCCGACCGAGCAGGACCTCGGTCGGCTGCAGTTCACGACGATTCTCTACTGCCTTCAGTGCACCAATCCCGATAACGGCCTCGTCCGCGACAAGACCGCGCCCGACGCGCCGGCGAGCATCGCGGCGATCGGCATGGCGCTGGCGACGCTTCCCGTGGTCGTCGAGCGCGGCGTCCTGATCCGCAAGTTCGCCGCCAAGCTCGCCCGCAGAAAGCTGGCGTTTCTGCTGGCATGCCCCCAGGGACCGGAGCCCGACGCGTCGGGCTACAAGGGTTTCTTCTATCATTTCCTCGACATCGAGACCGGCCGCCGGGTCTGGCAGTGCGAGCTGTCGACGATCGACTCGGCCTTCCTCTTCGCCGGCGCCCTGACCGCTGCCGCCTATTTCGACGGGGACAGCCCAGACGAGGTGGAGGTCCGGTGGCTTGCCAACACGCTCTACGAACGGGCCGACTGGAACTGGGCCTGCGACCACGGGCTTACCCTGACCCATGGATGGCGGCCGGAGAGCGGGTTCATCCCCTATCGCTGGCGCGGTTACGACGAGGGCCTGCTGCTCTACATCCTCGGGCTGGGATCGCCGACGCATCCGCTGCCGCCCGAAGCCTATTCCGCCTATACCGAGAGCTACGAATGGCGAAACATCTATGGGCGCGAGTTGCTCTATTCAGGACCGCTCTTCACCCACCAGCTCTCGCACATGTGGATCGACTTCCGCGGTATCCGCGATGAATTCATGCGCCATCACGACAGCGATTACTTCCAGAACAGCCGCCATGCGACCTATGTCCAGCGCGAGTACGCCATCCGCAACCCGCTGAACTTTGCGGGTTACGGCGAGCACTGCTGGGGATTCACCGCCAGCGACGGCCCCGGCTGGGTCAAGAGAAACGTCGATGGCGGGGAAAGGGAGTTCTACGACTATATCGCCCGCGGCGCCCCCTTCGGACCGGACGACGGCACCGTCTCGCCCTGGGTGGTCGTGGCGTCCCTGCCCTTCGCTCCGGAGATCGTCATTCCGACCGTCTGGAACTTTGCGAGGATGCCCTTGGGAATGACCCGCCTCTACGGCTTCAAGCCATCCTTCAACCGGACTTTTACGGTCGAAGACAGCGACCCGGGTTGGTGGGTAAGCCCTTACCACTTCGGCGTCGACCAGGGCCCGGTGGTGCTGATGATCGAAAACTACCGCACCGGCCTCCTCTGGAACATCATGCGCCATTGCCAGCCGATCGTCGCCGGACTGCGCCGCGCGGGATTTTCCGGCGGCTGGCTCTGAGGGCGTGCGGCATTACTGGCTTGGATCTTCACCCCTGAAACGGACCTGCGCGTAGGCGGGCCGACCGAAGACTGGTAGAGTAGTCATTCGGCAACCTTCGGGCGCCAAGAACCAACCGGAGCGTGCCGGGAGGGGGCATCCATGGCTTTGGACATCATTGGGGCCGGCTTTGGCCGCACCGGCACGCATTCGCTCAAGCTGGCGCTGGAGCAGATCGGGTTCGGGCCCTGTCATCACATGAGCGAGGTCGGCCGCAGCCCCGAGCAGAAGGCGCTATGGCGCGCCGCGGGCAAGGGGCAACTGCCGGACTGGGACGAGGCCTATGCCGGCTACCGTTCTGCGGTCGACTGGCCGACGGCGCATTTCTGGCGCGAACTCAGCGCCTATTATCCCGATGCGAAGGTCATACTCACCGTTCGCGACCCCGAAGCCTGGCACAGGAGCGTCATGCACACGATCGGGCCCATGTCGGATCCGGCTACGAACGACCCGGCCTCCTTCGGCGTGGCGGTGGTTGGACAGACCGTTTTCGACGGGCGCATCGGCGACCGCGACCACGCAATCTCCGTTTACCAGGCGCATAATGCGGAGGTGAGAAAAGCGCTGCCTGCGGGGCGCCTTCTCACCTACGAGATTTCCGGTGGGTGGGAGCCGCTTTGTTCCTTTCTCGGGGTTCCGGTCCCCTCCCAACCCTTCCCGCACAGCAATTCGACCGCGGAGTTCCGCTCGCAGTTCGCGCGATGACGTTCAGCGGAGCGACAGGTGCAATTGCCTTGGGCGGCCGGGCCTCCTGCTGGGCTCTCCAGCGACAGGAACGAGGACGGGACGGGCTTCACTCCGGCAGGCCGGCCTTCAGCAAGCCCTGGCGAAACAGTTCGCGCTGTTCGGCCCGCTCCAGGAGCAGGCCGCGCCTGATGAAGTCCGCGGTCGAAAAATCGGGGGACAGCTTCAGAAGGCGCGCCTTGGCCGCATCGGTCGCGGCCGTGTCTCCGGATTGCGCGTAGCAGGCGACGAGACGTGCGCAGGTGAAGGGGCCGGGATTGGGCAGCTCGTTCAGCGCCGCCGCCGCTTCGTCATATCGGCCGAGAATGTAGAGGGCGTTGCCAAGGGCAGCGCTGTACCATGGCGGCGGGAACGGATTGAGCCGGAAGCCCTCGTCGATCCACCGTATTGCTTCCTCGATCTTGCCGCGCCGCGCGAGCAGCCCGCCCATCTGCACCAGCGTGTTCGCATCGTTGGGGTTGAGCTGGTAGGCGCGGCGATAGTGTCGTTCCGCCAGGTCGAACTCGCGACGGTTCGTGTGAATGAGCGCCAGCAGGCGCTCGCAGCCGCTTTCCCCTTCGTCGAGCAGAACCGCCTTTCGCGCGAGCGCGAGCGCAGCGTCGAGAATGTCTGGCGGCGCGTTGGCGTAGCCATGGAGCGCGATCGTGCTCAGCGCCAGATAAGCGTGGGCGAGCGCAAACTGCGGGTCACGCTCAAGCGCCGCCTCGAACATCATGCGGGCCTGCCGGTTGTCGTCGACGCCGTAGCTGCGCATATGCACGACCCCGCGCAGGTAGAATTCGTAGGCCGCAAGGCTCGTCGTCGGCTTGCGCAGCGCCTGTCGGACATCGGCACTCTCGATGTGCCCGGCGAGTGTCGAGACGATCATCCTCGTCACCTCGTCCTGGACCGCGAAAATATCGGTGACGCTGCGGTCGTAGTGCTCCGACCACAGGTGCTTTCCGCTCGTGGCTTCGACAAGCTGCGCCGTGATGCGGATCCGTTCGCCCGACTGTCGAACGCTGCCTTCGACCAGATAGGTGACGCCGAGCCTGATGCCGATCTCCCTGAGCCCCACCCCCTTGTCGCGAAAGCTGAAGGAAGAGCTGGCGGCGATGACGGACAGTGAGCGAAACCGGGCAAGGCCGCCGATGATATCCTCGGTGATGCCGTCGCTGAAGAAGTCCTGGTCCGGCGCTCCGCTCAAGTTCTCGAACGGCAGGACCGCGATCGATGTTCGTGCTGCCGGAGACGTCGATGGCCCGGCCATCGGCGCGTGCCCCCAGTGCCAGACGTGGACGGGCCGCGCAATGTTCTTCAGCGCGGTCTCGCCGCCGTCCCGGAAATCCGACCGGCACTTTGCGCCGAGTTGCCGGTGAACGATGTCGGCGATGCAGATGCCGCCTGGCTCGGCGGAAGCCTCCAGGCGGGCTGCGACATTGACCCCGTCGCCGAACAGATCGTCCCCGTCGATGACAACATCGGCCAGGTTGATGCCGATCCTGAAAAGGATGCGGTCGTCGAGCGCGACGTCCTTCTGATCCGACACCAGTTCTTCCTGAAGCGATATCGCACAGTCCACCGCGTCGACCGCCGAGCTGAAGACGACGAGCGAGCCGTCGCCCATCAGCTTCACGATGCGGCCGCCGCGTGCGGCGATATTGGGCGAGAGGATGGAAGCCTGCAACCGCTTCACGGCCTCGAGCGTGGCGGTTTCGTCAGCCTCCATCAGGCGGGAGTAGCCGACGATATCGGTTGCCATAATGACCGCAACTCGCCGTTCGACGCGCTCGTCCACCATCCCGCCTCCACACGCAGTACGTGATACCTTAGCCCGTCCTCACGGACGCCGGAAGAGGTAACGGAGCGGGGACCGAAGGTGCTGAGCCGATTGCTTCCGC
Coding sequences within:
- a CDS encoding glucoamylase family protein, which codes for MSRMLSIAPKLQRMPTEQDLGRLQFTTILYCLQCTNPDNGLVRDKTAPDAPASIAAIGMALATLPVVVERGVLIRKFAAKLARRKLAFLLACPQGPEPDASGYKGFFYHFLDIETGRRVWQCELSTIDSAFLFAGALTAAAYFDGDSPDEVEVRWLANTLYERADWNWACDHGLTLTHGWRPESGFIPYRWRGYDEGLLLYILGLGSPTHPLPPEAYSAYTESYEWRNIYGRELLYSGPLFTHQLSHMWIDFRGIRDEFMRHHDSDYFQNSRHATYVQREYAIRNPLNFAGYGEHCWGFTASDGPGWVKRNVDGGEREFYDYIARGAPFGPDDGTVSPWVVVASLPFAPEIVIPTVWNFARMPLGMTRLYGFKPSFNRTFTVEDSDPGWWVSPYHFGVDQGPVVLMIENYRTGLLWNIMRHCQPIVAGLRRAGFSGGWL
- a CDS encoding sulfotransferase family protein encodes the protein MALDIIGAGFGRTGTHSLKLALEQIGFGPCHHMSEVGRSPEQKALWRAAGKGQLPDWDEAYAGYRSAVDWPTAHFWRELSAYYPDAKVILTVRDPEAWHRSVMHTIGPMSDPATNDPASFGVAVVGQTVFDGRIGDRDHAISVYQAHNAEVRKALPAGRLLTYEISGGWEPLCSFLGVPVPSQPFPHSNSTAEFRSQFAR
- a CDS encoding adenylate/guanylate cyclase domain-containing protein, yielding MVDERVERRVAVIMATDIVGYSRLMEADETATLEAVKRLQASILSPNIAARGGRIVKLMGDGSLVVFSSAVDAVDCAISLQEELVSDQKDVALDDRILFRIGINLADVVIDGDDLFGDGVNVAARLEASAEPGGICIADIVHRQLGAKCRSDFRDGGETALKNIARPVHVWHWGHAPMAGPSTSPAARTSIAVLPFENLSGAPDQDFFSDGITEDIIGGLARFRSLSVIAASSSFSFRDKGVGLREIGIRLGVTYLVEGSVRQSGERIRITAQLVEATSGKHLWSEHYDRSVTDIFAVQDEVTRMIVSTLAGHIESADVRQALRKPTTSLAAYEFYLRGVVHMRSYGVDDNRQARMMFEAALERDPQFALAHAYLALSTIALHGYANAPPDILDAALALARKAVLLDEGESGCERLLALIHTNRREFDLAERHYRRAYQLNPNDANTLVQMGGLLARRGKIEEAIRWIDEGFRLNPFPPPWYSAALGNALYILGRYDEAAAALNELPNPGPFTCARLVACYAQSGDTAATDAAKARLLKLSPDFSTADFIRRGLLLERAEQRELFRQGLLKAGLPE